One window of the Chelonoidis abingdonii isolate Lonesome George chromosome 3, CheloAbing_2.0, whole genome shotgun sequence genome contains the following:
- the DISP1 gene encoding protein dispatched homolog 1 isoform X2, protein MCTVLIVVCALVGILVPDLPDFSDPLLGFEPRGTAIGQRLVTWNNMVKNTGYKATLANYPFKYADEQAKSHQDDRWSDDHYEREKRQADWNFHKDSFFCDIPSDRYSRVVFTSTEGENLWNLHAIKSMCSVDNLRIRSHSQFDDLCQRTTAASCCPSWTLGNYIAILNNRSSCQKIVERDVSHTLKLLRTCAKYYYNGTLGPDCWDVAAKRKDQLKCTNVPRKCTKYNAVYQILHYLVDKDFLSPKTADYVLPALKYSMLFSPTEKGESMMNIYLDNFENWNSSDGITTITGIEFGIKHSLFQDYLLMDTVYPAIAIVIVLLVMCVYTKSMFITLMTMFAIISSLIVSYFLYRVVFNFEFFPFMNLTALIILVGIGADDAFVLCDVWNYTKFDRSHTDTSGTVSITLQHAALSMFVTSFTTAAAFYANYVSNITAIRCFGVYAGTAILVNYVLMVTWLPAVVVLHERYLLNIFTCFKKPQQRVYSNKGCCTVLCQVCHKIIFAVSEASRIFFEKVLPCIVIKFRYIWLFWFLALTVGGAYIVCVNPKMKLPSLELSEFQVFRSSHPFERYDAEYKKLFMFERVHHGEELHMPITVIWGVSPEDNGDPLNPKSKGKLKLDSSFNIASPASQVWILHFCQKLRNQTFYYQTEEQDFASCFIETFKQWMENQDCDEPALYPCCSHWRFPYKQEVFELCIKRAIMELERSTGYHLYSKTPGPRFDINDTIRAVVLEFQSTYLFTLAYEKMHQFYREVDSWISNELSSAPEGLGNGWFVSNLEFYDLQDSLSDGTLIAMGLSVAVAFSVMLLTTWNIIISLYAIVSIAGTIFVTVGSLVLLGWELNVLESVTISVAVGLSVDFAVHYGVAYRLAPDPDREGKVIFSLSRMGSAIAMAALTTFVAGAMMMPSTVLAYTQLGTFMMLIMCISWAFATFFFQCMCRCLGPQGTCGQIPLPKKLQCNVFSQALSGSQGDQGQNKAHPVNTFQLDSGEQKPEMEQEHYELEPLASHTSNCNLSEKVSYEETHICSELFNGRPPNACMPVHSACNSELNKSNKNEAGSTMVQPCIDQHPMCPLSSQNRQCSCPDAYRQLSDTSCYHCVPSSGNVVQIQNSVPPVNVLQQAVESYVPPVQHVLHCSCLQGRLKRPMMQNSLPRNFFLHSVQQFQTHERINRRDTPSLQNKEESIKTLPKVTNSSPFICRSAGSLIKPCSEAENIVSSNQKVFCKIRDKCDLRGTEVSGNEDKRTSVSKHKKITEIKIDPNPSQTGQLLKADQNDQKHILNSTVREAGYESCPENTQYCNRTITVKCNSVDGQMPNTEANVPALLTHPELSNESLLIKTL, encoded by the exons ATGTGTACTGTGTTAATAGTGGTGTGTGCATTGGTCGGCATATTAGTTCCAGATCTTCCAGACTTCTCTGATCCTTTGCTG GGTTTCGAGCCAAGAGGGACTGCAATAGGCCAGAGATTAGTCACATGGAATAATATGGTGAAAAACACAGGGTACAAAGCAACATTGGCAAATTATCCTTTTAAATATGCAGATGAACAGGCTAAAAG TCATCAGGATGACAGATGGTCAGATGATcactatgagagagagaaaaggcaagCAGATTGGAATTTCCACAAAGACAGCTTTTTCTGCGATATTCCAA GTGATCGATACTCACGAGTGGTGTTTACTTCCACAGAAGGAGAGAACTTGTGGAACTTGCATGCAATTAAATCAATGTGCAGTGTAGATAATTTGAGG ATAAGGTCTCATTCCCAGTTTGATGATCTCTGCCAGAGGACCACTGCTGCTTCATGCTGTCCCAGCTGGACGCTGGGCAACTATATTGCCATTCTAAACAACAGATCGTCATGTCAAAAAATTGTAGAACGAGATGTTTCTCACACCCTAAAGCTGCTTCGTACATGTGCCAAATACTACTACAACggaaccctggggccagattgCTGGGATGTGGCAGCCAAAAGGAAGGACCAGCTCAAATGTACAAATGTGCCTCGTAAATGTACAAAGTACAATGCTGTTTACCAGATTCTGCACTATCTAGTGGACAAAGATTTTCTAAGCCCAAAGACTGCCGACTATGTCTTGCCAGCTTTAAAGTACAGCATGCTCTTCTCTCCAACAGAAAAAGGAGAAAGCATGATGAACATTTACCTGGATAATTTTGAGAACTGGAACTCTTCTGATGGTATAACAACCATCACAGGGATTGAGTTTGGAATAAAACATAGTTTGTTTCAAGATTACCTTTTAATGGATACTGTGTATCCTGCCATAGCCATTGTCATTGTTCTCTTAgtcatgtgtgtgtacacaaagtCCATGTTTATCACGCTGATGACCATGTTTGCAATAATTAGTTCCTTGATTGTATCTTACTTTCTTTATCGGGTAGTATTTAATTTTGAGTTTTTCCCTTTTATGAACCTCACTGCATTAATTATTCTTGTTGgaattggtgcagatgatgcttTTGTCCTGTGTGATGTTTGGAACTACACAAAATTTGATAGATCTCACACTGATACTTCTGGGACAGTCAGCATCACCTTGCAACATGCTGCTCTTTCCATGTTTGTAACCAGTTTTACCACCGCGGCTGCCTTCTATGCTAATTATGTCAGCAATATTACAGCAATCCGATGTTTTGGTGTTTACGCTGGCACTGCCATATTGGTGAATTATGTTTTAATGGTAACATGGTTACCAGCAGTAGTTGTGTTACATGAACGGTATCTTCTCAATATATTCACTTGCTTCAAAAAACCTCAGCAAAGGGTATATAGCAACAAAGGCTGCTGCACAGTGTTGTGCCAAGTGTGCCACAAGATTATTTTTGCAGTCTCAGAAGCATCCAGGATATTTTTTGAAAAAGTCTTGCCGTGCATCGTTATCAAGTTTCGATATATTTGGCTGTTCTGGTTCCTTGCTTTAACTGTAGGTGGAGCATATATTGTATGTGTTAATCCAAAAATGAAATTACCATCACTGGAGCTCTCTGAGTTTCAAGTGTTTAGGTCTTCTCACCCTTTTGAACGCTATGATGCAGAGTACAAAAAGCTTTTTATGTTTGAACGTGTCCACCATGGAGAGGAACTCCACATGCCAATTACAGTAATCTGGGGCGTCTCTCCTGAAGATAATGGAGATCCTCTAAATCCTAAAAGTAAAGGAAAGCTGAAACTAGACAGCAGTTTTAATATTGCAAGCCCAGCTTCACAGGTCTGGATTTTACATTTTTGCCAGAAGTTAAGAAATCAAACATTTTATTACCAAACTGAAGAACAAGACTTTGCTAGCTGCTTTATTGAGACATTTAAGCAGTGGATGGAAAATCAGGACTGTGATGAGCCAGCTCTTTATCCCTGCTGTAGCCATTGGAGATTTCCATACAAACAAGAAGTTTTTGAGTTATGCATCAAGAGGGCCATCATGGAGTTAGAAAGAAGCACTGGGTATCATTTGTACAGCAAAACCCCAGGGCCTCGCTTTGACATAAACGATACCATCAGGGCTGTGGTACTGGAGTTCCAAAGCACCTATCTCTTCACACTGGCTTATGAGAAAATGCATCAGTTTTACAGAGAGGTGGATTCATGGATTTCTAATGAGCTTAGTTCTGCTCCTGAGGGTCTTGGCAATGGATGGTTTGTGAGTAATTTAGAGTTCTATGACCTGCAGGACAGTCTTTCTGATGGTACTCTGATTGCCATGGGTCTTTCCGTTGCTGTTGCATTTAGCGTAATGCTGCTTACAACTTGGAATATAATTATAAGCCTTTATGCAATAGTTTCTATAGCTGGAACTATATTTGTCACTGTTGGCTCTCTGGTTCTTCTCGGATGGGAGCTAAATGTGTTAGAGTCTGTCACTATTTCTGTAGCTGTTGGCTTATCTGTGGACTTCGCTGTTCACTACGGAGTTGCTTACCGCTTAGCTCCTGATCCAGACCGAGAAGGAAAAGTCATCTTCTCTCTAAGCCGCATGGGCTCTGCAATTGCAATGGCTGCGTTGACCACATTTGTGGCTGGAGCAATGATGATGCCTTCCACGGTTTTAGCATACACCCAACTTGGCACTTTCATGATGCTCATAATGTGCATTAGTTGGGCTTTTGCAACCTTCTTTTTCCAATGCATGTGCCGTTGCCTTGGACCTCAAGGCACTTGTGGCCAGATTCCTCTGCCAAAAAAATTGCAATGCAATGTCTTCTCCCAAGCTTTGTCAGGAAGCCAAGGAGACCAAGGACAAAACAAAGCACATCCTGTCAACACATTTCAGTTGGATTCCGGAGAGCAAAAACCAGAAATGGAGCAGGAGCATTATGAGTTAGAGCCTCTGGCATCACATACCAGTAATTGTAATTTATCGGAGAAAGTAAGTTATGAAGAAACCCACATCTGCTCAGAACTTTTCAATGGCAGACCCCCAAATGCATGCATGCCTGTGCATTCAGCATGTAACAGTGAATTGaataaaagtaacaaaaatgaaGCTGGCTCAACCATGGTACAACCATGCATTGACCAGCATCCCATGTGCCCACTCTCCTCTCAGAACAGGCAGTGCAGCTGTCCAGATGCATATAGGCAGTTAAGTGACACTTCGTGCTACCATTGTGTTCCATCATCTGGTAATGTTGTGCAGATCCAAAACTCTGTGCCTCCTGTAAATGTTTTACAGCAAGCTGTTGAAAGCTATGTTCCCCCAGTCCAACATGTGCTCCATTGCAGTTGTCTTCAGGGAAGACTGAAAAGACCCATGATGCAGAACTCTCTGCCTAGAAATTTTTTTCTGCATTCAGTACAGCAGTTTCAAACACATGAAAGAATAAACAGGAGAGATACACCTAGTCTTCAGAATAAGGAGGAGAGCATAAAAACTCTTCCAAAGGTGACAAACTCCTCACCGTTTATCTGCAGAAGTGCTGGTTCTCTTATAAAACCTTGTTCTGAAGCTGAGAATATTGTATCAAGTAACCAAAAGGtattctgtaaaatcagagaCAAGTGTGATTTAAGGGGTACAGAAGTAAGTGGGAATGAAGACAAGAGAACTTCAGTATCAAAGCACAAGAAGATAACTGAAATCAAGATAGATCCGAATCCATCGCAAACCGGCCAACTTTTGAAGGCTGACCAAAATGATCAGAAACACATACTGAACAGTACAGTGAGAGAGGCTGGGTATGAGTCTTGCCCTGAAAATACACAATATTGTAACAGAACTATAACAGTGAAGTGCAATTCTGTTGACGGTCAAATGCCAAACACTGAAGCCAATGTGCCTGCTCTGTTAACACATCCAGAACTTTCCAATGAAAGTTTGTTAATAAAAACACTATAA